From Cytophagia bacterium CHB2, the proteins below share one genomic window:
- a CDS encoding ATP-binding cassette domain-containing protein — MAEVSQKIMIEAKGLSKYYGPFVAIKDISFAIPKGQIVAFLGPNGAGKTTTMKILSGYLAASEGTAAIAGLSVSDDRLEVAKKLGYLPENGPLYQDMTPLELLQFFAEARGLEPSVTKKRIDAVNELCALQQVMEKPIGKLSKGYRQRVGLAQALLHDPEVLIMDEPTAGLDPNQIREFRKNIRQLGHSKTILLSTHILQEVEAVADRVILVNNGALVYDGEPGKLMENGSLEGPFYRLTSNGSAAA, encoded by the coding sequence TGGCTGAAGTTTCACAAAAAATCATGATCGAGGCCAAAGGCTTGAGCAAGTACTACGGGCCGTTTGTCGCGATCAAGGATATTTCTTTTGCCATTCCGAAAGGCCAGATCGTCGCCTTTCTGGGACCAAATGGCGCGGGTAAAACCACGACCATGAAGATTCTCAGCGGCTATCTCGCGGCGAGTGAGGGCACGGCAGCAATCGCCGGCCTGAGCGTCAGCGACGATCGTCTGGAAGTGGCAAAAAAACTGGGCTACTTGCCGGAGAATGGACCGCTCTATCAAGATATGACGCCGCTGGAGTTGCTGCAATTCTTCGCAGAAGCGCGCGGCCTTGAGCCGAGCGTCACGAAGAAGCGCATCGATGCCGTAAACGAATTGTGCGCTTTGCAGCAGGTGATGGAGAAACCGATTGGCAAACTCTCCAAAGGCTATCGTCAGCGCGTCGGCCTGGCGCAGGCGCTGTTGCACGATCCTGAAGTCCTGATCATGGACGAGCCCACGGCCGGCCTCGACCCCAATCAGATTCGTGAATTCCGCAAAAACATCCGGCAACTTGGCCATTCCAAAACCATTCTGCTTTCCACGCATATTTTGCAGGAGGTGGAAGCCGTTGCCGACCGTGTTATCCTCGTCAACAACGGCGCGCTGGTGTATGACGGCGAGCCGGGCAAGCTGATGGAAAACGGTTCGCTCGAAGGGCCGTTCTATCGTTTAACCAGCAACGGCTCCGCGGCTGCTTAA